A window of the Nitrosococcus wardiae genome harbors these coding sequences:
- a CDS encoding DUF4342 domain-containing protein, which produces MEEQSEKNINRHPVDKTQEKYEEALGFIKKLVKKGNLRRLIVRKPNGHIFMEVPLTAGAVIGGILLLFTPMLMALGALIALFKQIKIEVVRTDNSE; this is translated from the coding sequence ATGGAAGAGCAATCCGAGAAAAATATAAACCGGCACCCGGTGGATAAAACCCAGGAAAAATATGAGGAAGCTTTAGGTTTCATCAAGAAACTGGTGAAAAAGGGCAATCTACGCCGTTTAATTGTTCGCAAACCTAATGGCCATATTTTCATGGAAGTTCCACTGACAGCAGGGGCAGTGATTGGTGGAATATTGCTACTTTTTACCCCCATGTTGATGGCATTAGGCGCACTTATCGCCCTGTTTAAACAAATAAAAATTGAGGTTGTCAGAACGGATAATAGCGAATAG